The Magnolia sinica isolate HGM2019 chromosome 10, MsV1, whole genome shotgun sequence genome includes a window with the following:
- the LOC131257941 gene encoding polyphenol oxidase, chloroplastic-like, whose protein sequence is MASAIMSSLLATASSPPSLSSKTSYSPQNARRRPTTFHRQWKLCNLSIRSSGDNSTDESPLIKLDRRNMLIGGGLYGTTLGLIHDQKAVAKPIAPPNLSKCNSSSDGDVLYPCCPPYAFGVLKPEEIPDYQIPSFTTLRKRKPARDLSDGELSNLKSAISKMKSLGGTDPWSFVQQANIHCAFCNGAYNQVGFDKVPFECNNVPLQVHNSSIFLPWHRWYIYFYERILGKLMGDESFALPYWDYDHPDGMEFPKIYDETPLLDKTRAEHARAGNYVDLHYSFEYCNTPRPKDKVIEENLCYFRRIFNEGAKDRTLFIGKTPEAGQESAVAGSLEILHNVVHQWVGKCESPNFDMGNFITAARDPIFFGHHMNVDRLWEIYRTQFMSTTGFETDNPDWLDASFIFYDENNKVVKVQVKDALDITKLGYSFADLSVEWKNVLCPRQPKTKEAPVAEFGSTTRVLAEYPIRILAKRPKSSRRESDIEKTVEVVVVDGIEVVHTSSTRFDVYISTPDNSTDFGDFAGSFVTVAHGHEHGKTADSKAKKQSLKLGITNLVAELNAETAESLVVTLVPRTGVFLIDGVYIEQNNIK, encoded by the exons GTCTTCTTTACTTGCAACCGCTTCTTCTCCACCCTCTCTCAGCTCCAAAACTTCCTACTCTCCTCAAAATGCTCGACGCCGCCCCACCACTTTCCATAGACAATGGAAGCTCTGCAACCTCAGTATCAGGAGTAGCGGTGATAACAGCACTGACGAATCGCCTCTAATCAAGCTAGACAGACGGAACATGCTCATAGGCGGGGGGCTGTACGGAACGACTCTTGGCCTCATTCATGATCAAAAGGCCGTCGCAAAACCAATAGCCCCCCCAAACCTATCAAAGTGCAACTCTTCCAGCGATGGTGACGTCCTTTATCCCTGCTGCCCGCCTTACGCTTTCGGTGTACTGAAACCAGAAGAGATTCCAGACTACCAAATCCCCTCATTTACCACCCTCCGCAAGAGAAAGCCAGCTCGTGACTTGTCCGACGGTGAGTTGTCCAACTTGAAATCGGCCATCTCCAAGATGAAGAGTCTTGGAGGAACCGACCCATGGAGCTTCGTGCAGCAAGCGAATATACACTGCGCCTTCTGCAATGGGGCCTACAACCAGGTGGGGTTCGACAAGGTTCCCTTCGAGTGCAATAACGTGCCATTGCAAGTCCACAACAGTTCTATCTTTTTGCCATGGCACCGATGGTATATCTACTTCTACGAGAGGATCTTAGGGAAACTGATGGGCGATGAAAGCTTTGCACTTCCTTACTGGGACTACGATCATCCAGATGGTATGGAGTTTCCTAAAATCTATGACGAGACTCCTCTCTTAGACAAAACACGTGCCGAGCATGCACGTGCAGGAAACTATGTGGATCTACATTATAGCTTCGAGTACTGTAATACCCCACGTCCAAAAGACAAAGTAATAGAGGAGAACCTTTGTTATTTTCGCAGAATCTTCAACGAGGGAGCGAAGGATCGAACGCTGTTTATTGGAAAAACGCCCGAAGCAGGGCAGGAGAGCGCTGTTGCCGGTTCGCTGGAGATCTTGCACAACGTTGTACATCAGTGGGTGGGGAAGTGCGAATCACCCAATTTTGATATGGGTAACTTCATCACAGCAGCGCGGGACCCTATCTTTTTTGGGCATCACATGAATGTGGATCGGCTGTGGGAGATCTACAGGACCCAGTTTATGAGTACGACGGGTTTTGAAACCGATAACCCTGACTGGCTGGATGCTAGCTTCATCTTCTACGACGAGAATAACAAGGTGGTGAAAGTGCAG GTAAAGGACGCACTTGATATTACTAAACTCGGATACTCATTCGCTGACCTGTCTGTCGAGTGGAAGAACGTTTTATGCCCACGTCAGCCCAAAACCAAGGAGGCTCCAGTGGCAGAATTCGGGTCCACGACTAGGGTCCTTGCAGAATACCCCATCCGCATCTTGGCTAAACGGCCCAAGTCATCCCGTCGTGAGTCGGACATAGAGAAGACGGTCGAGGTTGTTgtcgtcgatggcatcgaggtgGTACACACAAGCTCCACCCGGTTCGATGTCTACATCAGCACGCCTGACAATTCTACTGACTTTGGAGACTTTGCTGGGAGCTTTGTAACTGTGGCTCATGGGCACGAACATGGGAAGACAGCTGACAGTAAGGCGAAGAAGCAGAGCTTGAAGCTTGGAATAACGAACTTGGTCGCAGAGCTTAATGCTGAGACTGCGGAGAGTCTTGTCGTGACGTTAGTGCCACGAACGGGGGTTTTTCTCATTGATGGGGTTTATATTGAGCAGAACAATATTAAGTAA